One genomic region from Carassius auratus strain Wakin unplaced genomic scaffold, ASM336829v1 scaf_tig00015408, whole genome shotgun sequence encodes:
- the LOC113074827 gene encoding protein NLRC3-like encodes SSLNETEGAPVVKCFVLCVISVRSDSHVSSSVSVKSDRSKDGVPNFSEETTSRTKRLQYETLDPDLQSHRNHNNFRDSLLQIFQDLEKKIITFLKNELDMFKKILQKEDKQYFVKDFNENRCSMKEAALDLTLYFLREMKQDEAADTLEDELFFIHQLKCSLKKKYQCVFEGIAKQGDSTLLKNIYTDLYITQGCSEQVNTEHEVRQIEVASRRHESQEIQVECKHLFEAPEQDKQIRTVLTKGVAGIGKSVSVQKFVLDWAEGKENQDISFIFPLPFREMNLKEQEKLSLMDLITQFFPETKGLKLTRRNQFKVLFILDGLDECRLPVNFKDNETWSDVSSPASLDVLLTNLIKGNLLPSALIWITSRPAAASKIPPDCIDRLTEIRGFNDAQKEEYFRKRFTDENQAKEIIDHVKQSKSLFIMCHIPVFCWISATVLQNILEEKRNNVVKNNQTDDVSKTLQESNTEDTPKTLTQMYTHFLRFQIQQSRRKYDGEHTPDVSWDKDAIFSLGKLAFDQLERNNVIFYDTDLEACGIDVYKASVYSGMCTQIFKEETGITLGTMYCFVHLSIQEFIAALYAHLFLDINKKYVFGQDSTEQENKSETMIDLLKTAVDKALESDNGHLDLFLRFLLGLSLQSNQTLLQGLLTHEEDNEQSKKEIVQYIKQKLESNLSPERSINLFYCLNELNDQTLVKDIQTHLSKGSLSSADLSPAQWSALVFVLLTSDEELEEFELQKFKKSDECLIRLSTVIKTCKRAL; translated from the exons AGCTCTTTAAATGAGACTGAAGGAGCTCCTGTAGtaaagtgttttgttctttgtgtcattagtgtaagatcagactcacatgtgtccagctctgtgtctgtgaagagtgaccggtcAAAGGATGGAGTACCAAACTtcagtgaagaaacaacatcACGAACCAAACG GCTTCAGTATGAAACATTAGATCCAGATTTACAGTCTCACAGGAACCACAATAATTTTAGAGACAGTCTCCTGCAGATCTTCcag GATCTTGAGAAGAAAATAATCACCTTTCTAAAAAATGAGCTGGAcatgtttaagaaaatattacaaaaagaggacaagcagtactttgtgaaggactttaatgagaacagatgcagtatgaaagaagcagctcttgatctcacgctctacttcctgagagagatgaagcaagatgaagctgctgatactcTAGAAG atgagctgttcttcattcatcagctaaagtgtagcctaaagaagaagtatcaatgtgtgtttgaaggaattgcaaagcaaggtgactctacacttctgaagaacatctacacagatctctatatcactcagggttgtagtgaacaggtcaatactgaacatgaggtgagacagattgaagttgcttccagacgtcatgaatcacaggagatacaggttgagtgcaaacatttgtttgaagcacctgaacaagacaagcagatcagaactgtactgacaaaaggagttgctggcatcggaaaatcagtctctgtgcagaagtttgttctggattgggcggaaggaaaagaaaatcaagatatcagcttcatatttcctcttccatttagagagatgaacttaaaggagcaagaaaaactaagtttgatggaccttataactcagtttttcccagagacaaaaggactgaaGCTTACGAGAAGAAATCAGTTTaaagtcttgttcattcttgatggattggatgaatgtcgtcttcctgtaaactttaaggataatgagacgtggtctgatgtttcatcaccagcctctctggatgttctcctgacgaacctcatcaagggaaatctgcttccttctgctctcatctggatcaccagcagaccagcagctgccagtaagattcctcctgactgtatcgaccggctgacagagatacgaggattcaatgatgcacaaaaggaggagtacttcagaaaaagattcacggatgagaatcaggccaaagaaatcattgatcatgttaaacaatcaaagagtctctttatcatgtgccacatcccagtcttctgctggatttcagccactgttctccagaacattttagaggagaaaagaaataatgttgtgaaaaacaatcagactgatgatgtctccaaaacactgcaggagtcaaatactgaagacactcctaagactctgacacaaatgtacacacacttcctcagatttcagatccagcagagcagacggaagtatgatggagaacatacaccagatgtttcctgggataaagatgccatcttttcactggggaaactggcatttgatcagctggaaagaaacaatgtgatcttctatgacacagatctggaagcctgtggtattgacgtctataaggcatcagtgtactcaggcatgtgtacccagatctttaaggaggaaacagggatcactcttggtaccatgtactgcttcgttcacttgagcattcaagagtttattgcagccctttatgcacatctgtttctagacatcaACAAGAAATATGTGTTTGGTCAAGACTCTAcagaacaggaaaacaaaagtgaaaccatgattgatttgctcaagactgcagtggacaaggcactagagagtgataatggacacctggatctttttcttcgcttcctccttggtttgtcactccagtccaatcagaCACTCTTACAGGGTCTGTTGACACATGAAGAAGACAACGAGCAGAgcaaaaaggaaatagttcagtacatcaagcagaaattagagtctaatctgtctccagagagatccatcaatctgttctactgtctgaatgaactgaacgaccaaactctggtgaaagacattcagacccaccttagcaaaggaagtctctcatctgctgatctttcacctgcccagtggtctgctttggtctttgtgttgttgacatcagacgAGGAGttggaggagtttgagcttcagaaattcaagaaatcagacgagtgtctcattagattatcaacagtcatcaaaacctgcaaaagagctctgtaa